One stretch of Gemmatimonadaceae bacterium DNA includes these proteins:
- a CDS encoding tetratricopeptide repeat protein, which translates to MSNIAKLKKKAAEFEQKRQPDKALAAYIELLQEYEASPEEMDVGLFNRVGDMLLKQGNVADAVDYYERAVDHYSDGGFFNNAIALCNKILRQSPGRASVYYKLGKISAQKGFTADAKRNFLEFADRMQKGGKIDEAFRALKEFADLCPDQDDIRLMLADQLQRAGKSNEAVQQLQQLYQRYLAEGRKGEGEATAERIRSIDPTAEVRAGHTPLGTKAQELVFLDLNEAPRPARGTPWRQVALPQAPAPPMAEPPTEMERAADVEPTSANGTVSPDDLEASPLDGVTRATDLAGDADAPIDEAAPVAGLVGTSFDARTADAVPGTLIDLEPTALAGPEEESSAAERLLEGGGELGLMPPNAASPTAGLPLMGLDDEEVPTDAEPRMSTPAGESNVGRASTLLAARSVEVLQAVVHGAPDDWGALRELGEAMLEAGNREGGLRAFETAMKGYETDGNLDAAASMADEIVRADPGSVKHYQKRVEYAFRSNDKRRLVDAYLELADALFRTEQPDKARVIYHRVLELAPDNLRAQAALSAFAEEQAALTPTASAAVLPGGPRSVTPGDGSFVNLGDLMREDERPKDTRMIVAEEEPTGDEEADFADMLKKFKQGVADNVEEEDYQSHYDLGIAFKEMGLLDESIAEFQKALRSPENRVRTYEAIGQCFMEKGQYQMAATLLGRGLHEKGMTDDKLVGVLYLLGRACEALGKPGDALGYYQRIFVVDIQFSDVADRMNAIDQSGS; encoded by the coding sequence ATGTCGAATATCGCCAAGCTCAAAAAGAAGGCGGCCGAATTCGAACAGAAACGGCAGCCGGACAAGGCGCTGGCCGCCTATATCGAGCTCCTCCAGGAGTATGAGGCGAGCCCGGAGGAGATGGATGTCGGTCTGTTCAATCGCGTGGGCGACATGCTGCTCAAGCAGGGCAACGTGGCCGATGCGGTGGACTACTACGAGCGGGCCGTCGACCACTACAGCGACGGCGGGTTCTTCAACAACGCCATCGCCCTCTGCAACAAGATCCTGCGCCAGTCGCCCGGGCGCGCGAGCGTCTACTACAAGCTCGGGAAGATCAGCGCCCAGAAGGGATTCACGGCGGACGCCAAGCGCAATTTTCTCGAGTTCGCCGACCGCATGCAGAAGGGCGGCAAGATCGACGAAGCGTTCCGCGCGCTGAAGGAGTTCGCCGACCTCTGTCCCGATCAGGACGACATCCGCCTCATGCTGGCCGATCAGTTGCAGAGGGCTGGCAAGTCCAACGAGGCGGTGCAGCAACTGCAGCAGTTGTATCAGCGCTATCTCGCCGAAGGCCGGAAGGGCGAGGGGGAGGCGACCGCCGAGCGCATTCGCTCCATCGATCCCACCGCCGAAGTGCGGGCGGGACACACGCCGCTCGGAACCAAGGCGCAAGAGCTCGTGTTCCTCGATCTCAACGAGGCGCCGCGGCCGGCGCGGGGAACCCCATGGCGGCAGGTGGCGCTCCCGCAGGCGCCCGCGCCGCCGATGGCGGAGCCGCCAACGGAAATGGAGCGGGCGGCTGACGTCGAGCCCACGTCGGCGAACGGTACCGTGTCGCCCGACGACCTCGAAGCGTCGCCCCTCGATGGCGTGACGCGCGCGACCGACCTCGCCGGCGACGCCGACGCGCCCATCGATGAGGCGGCGCCGGTGGCGGGTCTCGTGGGCACATCGTTCGATGCCCGCACGGCCGACGCCGTTCCGGGGACGCTCATCGACCTCGAACCGACGGCGCTGGCAGGGCCCGAGGAGGAATCGTCGGCCGCGGAACGGTTGTTGGAGGGCGGCGGGGAGCTCGGGTTGATGCCCCCCAATGCCGCCTCTCCCACGGCGGGCCTGCCACTCATGGGGCTCGACGACGAGGAAGTCCCGACGGATGCGGAGCCGCGCATGTCGACGCCCGCCGGCGAGTCGAATGTTGGCCGCGCGTCGACCCTCCTCGCAGCGCGCTCGGTGGAGGTGCTGCAGGCGGTGGTCCACGGCGCCCCCGACGATTGGGGTGCGCTCCGCGAGTTGGGCGAGGCGATGCTCGAAGCTGGCAACCGCGAGGGCGGGCTGCGCGCGTTCGAGACCGCGATGAAGGGCTACGAGACCGACGGCAACCTTGATGCGGCGGCGTCGATGGCCGACGAGATCGTGCGCGCCGATCCCGGCTCGGTGAAGCACTACCAGAAGCGCGTGGAGTACGCCTTCCGCTCCAACGACAAGCGGCGGCTGGTGGACGCCTACCTGGAGTTGGCCGACGCCCTGTTCCGCACCGAGCAACCCGACAAGGCCCGGGTGATCTATCATCGCGTGCTCGAACTGGCGCCCGACAATCTGCGGGCGCAGGCAGCGCTCAGTGCGTTCGCGGAAGAGCAGGCAGCGCTCACCCCGACGGCGTCGGCGGCCGTGCTCCCGGGCGGTCCGAGGTCGGTGACGCCGGGCGACGGATCGTTCGTCAATCTCGGCGACCTCATGCGCGAGGACGAGCGGCCCAAGGACACGCGCATGATCGTGGCCGAGGAGGAGCCGACGGGCGACGAGGAGGCCGACTTCGCCGACATGCTCAAGAAGTTCAAGCAGGGTGTGGCCGACAACGTCGAGGAAGAGGACTACCAGAGCCACTACGACCTCGGCATCGCGTTCAAGGAGATGGGGCTGCTGGACGAGTCGATCGCCGAATTCCAGAAGGCGCTGCGCAGCCCCGAGAATCGGGTGCGGACCTACGAAGCCATCGGCCAGTGCTTCATGGAGAAGGGGCAGTACCAGATGGCGGCCACCCTTCTGGGGCGGGGCCTGCACGAGAAGGGCATGACCGACGACAAATTGGTAGGCGTGCTGTATCTGCTCGGGCGCGCCTGTGAGGCGCTCGGCAAACCCGGGGACGCCCTGGGCTACTACCAGCGCATCTTCGTGGTCGACATCCAGTTCAGTGACGTGGCCGACCGGATGAACGCCATCGATCAGAGCGGGTCATGA
- a CDS encoding twin-arginine translocase TatA/TatE family subunit, with the protein MNFGNFGPLELFIVLVIVLVLFGARRVPEIGASLGKGIREFKRSINEVQRQVTDEPESERRIDRIAPGEPAARTRAEEEPVREPKRLI; encoded by the coding sequence ATGAATTTCGGCAACTTCGGCCCACTCGAGCTGTTCATCGTCCTGGTGATCGTGCTCGTCCTGTTCGGCGCGCGGCGCGTACCGGAAATCGGGGCCTCACTGGGCAAGGGGATCCGGGAGTTCAAGCGCAGCATCAACGAGGTGCAACGCCAAGTCACGGATGAGCCCGAGTCGGAGCGCCGTATCGACCGCATCGCGCCCGGCGAGCCCGCCGCGCGCACGCGCGCGGAAGAAGAGCCGGTGCGCGAACCCAAGCGGCTGATCTGA
- a CDS encoding DUF4321 domain-containing protein produces MPPTSSAKHRRGFHAMVLSIGFIVGGAFTEISRRWLPAGAVKEFLTTGVTPSIGPLPIDLVIIKFSVGPVALDVSLLSLVGVFVAYLIARSLF; encoded by the coding sequence ATGCCTCCCACGAGTTCGGCCAAGCACCGGCGTGGTTTTCATGCCATGGTGCTGTCCATCGGATTCATCGTCGGCGGTGCGTTCACCGAGATCTCTCGGCGCTGGCTCCCGGCGGGCGCCGTGAAGGAGTTCCTGACCACGGGCGTCACGCCGTCGATCGGCCCGTTGCCCATTGACCTCGTTATCATCAAGTTCAGTGTAGGCCCGGTGGCGCTGGACGTCTCGTTGCTCAGCCTCGTCGGCGTGTTCGTGGCGTACCTCATCGCACGGTCGCTCTTCTAG
- a CDS encoding peptidyl-prolyl cis-trans isomerase — protein MLQTMRSWAKYIWIFVIAAPFIIGFLLYQTSGLGNAAAVTPSTPVAKVDGQDILYATYMQNVQNQVQTEQQNNGRSLTQDEEHQIENSVFDQMVMQILLDREYQKRGITVSDNEIQEYAKYAPPPWVQQSPDLQTDGKFDMAKYQRLLASPAARQGGFLVQLEQYYRTEIPKQKLFEQVTAGVYVSDADLWRAWRDAHDSASVTYVAWGNVPDSSDMNAVTDAQMRTYYDSHHDEFTLPGVAELSLVVIPRVVTAADSEAVREHALALRQEIVSGKTSFADVAKRESVDTASAANGGELGMSAKGRFIPAFEKAAWALKPGEVSQPVLTPFGYHLIEVDARKGDSISLRHILLRIQPSDSNSARMDSRADTLASLAGNAEDPTKLDSAAAKLHLTIYKITASENQPAVWGGQQVPSASAWAFGGARKGEVSDLFNDDNGYYMVRLDSLIPSGLRPFDEVKGQIRSELAAQHHLDRMMEPARAFAAAAASGGLEATAKKMGLTAQKTAVAFTRTSFVPGLGGQYSEAIGAAFGLPLNTVSEPVRDETQITVERVDRRVAADSAAWLKQKDVQKQQRIQQLQQARLQMFMQDLHDAAKIDDRRKAIDEATRHASS, from the coding sequence GTGCTGCAAACCATGCGGAGCTGGGCCAAATACATCTGGATTTTCGTCATTGCGGCCCCCTTCATCATCGGATTCCTGCTGTACCAGACCTCGGGCCTTGGCAATGCTGCTGCGGTCACCCCGAGCACCCCGGTGGCCAAGGTGGACGGCCAGGATATCCTGTATGCGACGTACATGCAGAATGTACAGAACCAGGTGCAAACCGAGCAGCAGAACAACGGACGTTCGCTGACGCAGGATGAGGAGCACCAGATCGAGAATTCCGTTTTCGATCAGATGGTCATGCAGATCTTGCTCGATCGCGAGTACCAGAAGCGCGGCATCACCGTGTCGGACAACGAGATTCAGGAGTACGCGAAGTACGCGCCACCGCCGTGGGTCCAGCAGTCGCCCGACCTCCAGACCGACGGCAAGTTCGATATGGCCAAGTACCAGCGGCTTCTGGCGAGCCCGGCGGCGCGCCAGGGTGGGTTCCTGGTGCAACTCGAGCAGTATTACCGCACCGAGATTCCCAAGCAGAAGCTGTTCGAGCAGGTCACGGCGGGGGTGTACGTGTCCGACGCCGACCTGTGGCGCGCCTGGCGCGATGCGCACGACAGCGCGTCGGTGACGTACGTGGCATGGGGCAACGTGCCCGACTCGAGCGACATGAACGCGGTGACCGATGCGCAGATGCGCACGTATTACGATTCCCATCACGACGAGTTCACGCTGCCGGGCGTGGCCGAGCTCTCGCTGGTCGTGATTCCGCGCGTCGTGACGGCGGCCGACAGCGAGGCCGTGCGTGAGCATGCACTGGCCCTGCGGCAGGAAATCGTTTCGGGTAAGACGAGTTTTGCCGATGTGGCCAAGCGCGAGTCGGTGGACACCGCGTCGGCCGCGAACGGCGGCGAACTCGGCATGAGCGCCAAGGGACGGTTCATTCCTGCGTTCGAGAAGGCCGCGTGGGCGCTCAAGCCCGGCGAAGTGTCGCAGCCCGTGCTCACCCCGTTTGGCTACCATCTGATCGAGGTCGACGCGCGCAAGGGCGACTCGATCTCCCTCCGTCACATCCTGCTCCGCATCCAGCCATCGGATTCCAACTCCGCGCGTATGGACTCTCGCGCCGATACGCTGGCCAGCCTGGCCGGGAACGCCGAGGATCCGACCAAGCTCGACAGTGCCGCCGCGAAGCTCCACCTGACGATCTACAAGATCACGGCGTCCGAGAACCAGCCCGCGGTGTGGGGCGGACAGCAGGTGCCGAGCGCGAGCGCGTGGGCGTTCGGCGGCGCCCGCAAGGGCGAAGTGAGCGACCTGTTCAACGACGACAACGGCTACTACATGGTGCGGCTCGATTCTCTCATCCCGAGCGGGCTGCGCCCCTTCGACGAGGTCAAGGGTCAGATCCGTTCGGAACTGGCCGCGCAACACCACCTCGACCGCATGATGGAACCGGCTCGGGCCTTTGCCGCCGCCGCCGCGTCGGGCGGGCTCGAAGCCACTGCCAAGAAGATGGGGTTGACAGCCCAGAAGACGGCCGTCGCGTTCACGCGGACGTCGTTCGTGCCGGGGCTGGGGGGTCAGTATTCGGAAGCCATCGGGGCGGCGTTCGGCCTACCGCTCAACACGGTGAGCGAGCCGGTGCGCGACGAGACGCAGATCACGGTGGAGCGCGTCGACCGGCGGGTCGCCGCCGACAGCGCGGCCTGGCTCAAGCAGAAGGACGTCCAGAAGCAGCAGCGCATCCAGCAACTGCAGCAGGCCCGCCTGCAGATGTTCATGCAGGACCTGCACGACGCGGCCAAGATCGACGACCGCCGCAAGGCCATCGACGAGGCCACGCGGCACGCTTCGAGTTAG
- a CDS encoding radical SAM protein: MLSSRFRPWHVPLFIGKYAWLVARRMPVLVHFEVTLRCNARCGFCDYWKTHPGARDQELQSFADAARYFNPMMVTFTGGEPLLRRDLEQLVSAVSAAVRLKYVALITHGAMLTPERAAALWHAGVHQFNISLDYLDERHDRARGIPGLAARIFAAIPGMQARGIDNIRFNTVIKRDNVEQILPLVLRAQELGVGVNLSVYTEAKNGNDTHVLGGDQARDLDELVSALLAFKKAHRGVITSSDYYLRQIPRYVRGELREPCRSGIRTIHIDPVGHVKRCPDFPTNFHWREFRRYQPIACDACYYACRGEAQAPLEWSRVQDVMGTTRAGAVR; the protein is encoded by the coding sequence ATGCTGTCGTCGCGGTTCCGTCCCTGGCACGTCCCCCTGTTCATCGGAAAGTACGCGTGGCTCGTCGCCCGCCGCATGCCCGTGCTCGTGCACTTCGAGGTCACTCTCCGATGCAATGCGCGCTGCGGGTTCTGCGACTATTGGAAGACGCACCCTGGCGCCCGGGACCAGGAACTGCAGAGCTTCGCCGATGCCGCGCGCTACTTCAATCCGATGATGGTCACGTTCACCGGTGGAGAGCCGCTCCTGCGACGAGACCTCGAGCAGTTGGTGAGCGCCGTCTCGGCAGCGGTGCGGCTCAAGTATGTGGCCCTCATCACACACGGCGCCATGCTCACCCCCGAGCGCGCGGCCGCTCTGTGGCATGCCGGCGTGCACCAGTTCAACATCTCCCTCGACTACCTCGATGAGCGCCATGACCGCGCCCGCGGCATCCCCGGCCTCGCCGCCAGGATCTTCGCCGCGATTCCCGGTATGCAGGCGCGCGGCATCGACAACATCCGGTTCAATACGGTCATCAAGCGCGACAACGTCGAGCAGATCCTCCCTCTCGTGCTCCGCGCGCAGGAACTCGGGGTGGGGGTCAACCTGAGCGTCTACACCGAAGCCAAGAACGGCAACGACACGCACGTGCTGGGCGGCGATCAGGCCCGCGATCTGGACGAACTGGTGTCCGCCCTGCTGGCCTTCAAGAAGGCTCACCGTGGCGTGATCACCAGTTCGGACTACTATTTGCGGCAGATCCCGCGTTACGTCCGCGGCGAGTTGCGCGAACCGTGCCGCTCGGGCATCCGAACCATCCACATCGATCCGGTGGGCCACGTGAAGCGTTGCCCGGACTTTCCCACCAACTTTCACTGGCGCGAGTTCCGCCGCTACCAACCGATCGCGTGCGACGCCTGCTACTACGCGTGCCGCGGCGAGGCGCAGGCGCCCCTCGAATGGTCGCGCGTCCAGGACGTGATGGGCACGACCCGTGCGGGGGCCGTGAGGTGA
- the hutI gene encoding imidazolonepropionase, which yields MSRFLLVNASQVVTCAGPAGARRGGAMADAAPRERYAVAVRDDRIDAVGLEDELLRAYPDADRVDCARGLLAPGFVDSHTHAIFGRHRAAEQELRAAGMEYMEIARRGGGIHASVSDLRAHSEDELYALARGRLRTLARSGVTTVEIKSGYGLSVDDELKMLRVIRRLAADLPLRIVPTFLGAHEVPVEHRGSATRRRDYINMLIGDLIPRVGAEGLAVFADVFCETHVYTAAESREILAAARRAGLKLKLHADELTSSGGAELAAELEATSADHLAAVSAGGIAALAAARTVATLLPATMTFLGKTAQAPARRLIEAGVPVALATDFNPGTSPTLHFPTVLTLGVSQLHLSAAEAVVAGTVNGAAALALADSVGQLAPGFSADLALFDAEDYRELPYWFGAPLCRRAWVRGKPCDW from the coding sequence GTGAGCCGTTTCCTCCTGGTGAATGCCTCGCAGGTCGTGACCTGCGCCGGGCCGGCAGGGGCGCGGCGCGGCGGGGCGATGGCCGACGCCGCGCCGCGCGAACGGTATGCGGTGGCCGTGCGCGACGACCGGATCGACGCCGTGGGTCTGGAGGACGAGCTGCTGCGCGCCTATCCCGACGCCGATCGCGTGGACTGCGCGCGCGGATTGCTCGCCCCCGGCTTCGTCGACTCGCACACGCACGCGATCTTCGGGCGACATCGGGCCGCCGAACAGGAACTGCGCGCCGCGGGCATGGAGTACATGGAGATCGCCAGGCGGGGCGGGGGCATCCACGCGTCGGTGAGCGATCTGCGCGCGCATTCGGAGGACGAGTTGTACGCGCTGGCCCGGGGCCGTCTGCGCACGCTGGCCCGGAGCGGCGTGACGACGGTGGAGATCAAGTCCGGCTACGGCCTCTCGGTGGACGACGAACTGAAAATGCTCCGCGTGATCCGCCGGCTGGCGGCCGATCTTCCGTTGCGCATCGTCCCGACCTTTCTCGGGGCCCACGAGGTTCCGGTGGAACACCGCGGCTCGGCCACGCGGCGCCGCGACTATATCAATATGCTGATTGGCGATCTCATTCCGCGGGTGGGCGCGGAAGGGCTGGCGGTGTTCGCCGATGTGTTCTGCGAAACGCACGTCTATACGGCGGCCGAGTCCCGGGAAATCCTCGCCGCGGCCCGGCGCGCCGGGCTCAAACTCAAACTGCACGCCGACGAACTCACCTCATCGGGAGGCGCCGAGTTGGCTGCCGAGTTGGAGGCGACCTCGGCCGATCATCTGGCGGCGGTCTCCGCGGGCGGCATTGCCGCCCTCGCGGCCGCGCGTACCGTAGCCACGCTCCTGCCGGCCACGATGACCTTTCTCGGCAAGACCGCGCAGGCGCCCGCTCGCCGGCTGATCGAGGCCGGGGTCCCGGTGGCGCTGGCCACGGACTTCAACCCTGGCACTTCACCCACGCTCCATTTTCCGACGGTGCTCACGTTGGGCGTGAGTCAGCTCCACTTGAGCGCTGCCGAAGCAGTGGTGGCGGGGACGGTGAACGGGGCCGCGGCGCTGGCGCTGGCGGATTCCGTCGGCCAGCTCGCCCCCGGGTTCTCGGCCGATCTGGCCCTGTTCGACGCCGAAGATTATCGCGAACTGCCATATTGGTTCGGTGCGCCCCTGTGCCGGCGCGCCTGGGTGCGCGGCAAACCTTGTGACTGGTAG
- the aroQ gene encoding type II 3-dehydroquinate dehydratase has product MRIAVLNGPNLNLLGTREPELYGVDSLADVERRLSELGHELGLEVEFAQHNGEGAMVDVIHQWRGRVHGAVVNAGAYSHTSLAIRDALTGVAVPFVEVHITNVFAREPERRHSMLAPAAVGLVCGLGGLGYELALRGLIAHLKAHG; this is encoded by the coding sequence GTGAGAATCGCCGTCCTCAACGGCCCAAACCTCAACCTCCTTGGCACGCGCGAGCCCGAACTCTATGGAGTGGACTCACTTGCCGATGTGGAGCGGCGGTTGAGCGAGTTGGGCCACGAGCTGGGCCTGGAGGTCGAGTTCGCGCAGCACAATGGCGAAGGCGCCATGGTGGACGTGATTCACCAGTGGCGGGGCCGCGTGCACGGTGCAGTCGTGAACGCCGGGGCCTACAGCCATACGAGCCTTGCGATTCGCGATGCGCTCACCGGGGTGGCCGTACCGTTCGTGGAGGTCCATATCACAAATGTGTTTGCGCGCGAGCCGGAGCGGCGGCATTCCATGTTGGCCCCTGCGGCGGTGGGTTTGGTGTGCGGGCTCGGCGGGCTGGGCTACGAACTGGCGCTCCGGGGGCTGATCGCGCACCTCAAGGCTCATGGCTGA
- a CDS encoding polyprenyl synthetase family protein: MSGVAARPRTPVTDALRAVQAPVHERLEQVLGEMERIVSSDLPMVEQVSGHLLRMRGKMFRPTLTLLASDLEGESEPRAVTLAAVIELMHLATLVHDDSVDHSATRRGLPTVNSMFSHQVSVIMGDFLYSRALRALVGIRDLDVLRVVTDVSSELSMGEMRQLAAIDALSFGEREYELLIRAKTASLLSAACESGALCGAARHRAPLARFGDRLGMAFQVIDDILDYTEDESVTGKPWGNDLREHKVTLPLIGALPAMSPAARRQVDALFGDDQPHDDAIQNVIRIVGEAGGIDYARRSSERYAQEAEDALASVPPSPASGALLDALAYVTDRRW; encoded by the coding sequence ATGAGCGGCGTCGCCGCCCGTCCCCGCACCCCGGTGACCGACGCGCTGCGCGCCGTGCAGGCGCCGGTGCACGAGCGGCTCGAGCAAGTGCTCGGTGAGATGGAGCGCATCGTCAGTTCCGACCTGCCGATGGTGGAGCAGGTGAGCGGCCATCTGCTGCGCATGCGCGGCAAGATGTTCCGTCCCACGCTCACGCTGCTGGCGAGCGATCTGGAAGGGGAGTCGGAACCGCGTGCCGTGACCCTGGCCGCCGTGATCGAGCTGATGCACCTGGCCACGCTCGTCCACGATGACTCGGTGGACCACTCGGCGACGCGGCGCGGACTGCCGACCGTGAACTCGATGTTCAGCCATCAGGTGTCGGTCATCATGGGCGACTTCCTGTACTCACGCGCCCTCCGCGCGCTGGTCGGCATCCGTGACCTCGACGTGCTGCGCGTCGTCACGGACGTGTCGAGCGAACTGAGCATGGGCGAGATGCGCCAACTGGCGGCGATTGACGCGCTGAGCTTCGGCGAGCGCGAATACGAACTGCTCATCCGCGCCAAGACGGCGTCGCTGCTCTCCGCTGCCTGCGAGAGCGGCGCGCTGTGCGGGGCGGCCCGCCATCGGGCGCCGCTGGCACGGTTCGGCGACCGGCTCGGGATGGCGTTCCAGGTCATCGACGACATCCTGGACTATACCGAGGACGAATCGGTGACCGGCAAGCCCTGGGGCAACGACCTCCGCGAGCACAAGGTGACCCTGCCGCTCATCGGCGCCCTGCCCGCCATGTCACCCGCCGCGCGCCGACAGGTCGACGCCCTGTTCGGTGACGACCAGCCCCACGACGATGCCATTCAGAACGTGATCCGTATCGTGGGCGAGGCGGGGGGCATCGACTACGCCCGTCGCAGTAGCGAGCGGTATGCCCAGGAGGCCGAAGACGCGCTCGCGAGCGTGCCGCCGTCTCCCGCCTCAGGCGCGCTGCTCGACGCCCTGGCGTACGTTACCGACCGGCGCTGGTAG
- a CDS encoding tetratricopeptide repeat protein has protein sequence MKKKFDESPRRYFAPLANEYRKAGDFDQAIAICREFLPQQPSHMSGHIVYGQALFDTQQFEEARTVFDTALTLDPENLIALRSLGDIARYLGDLAGARNWYQRVLEADPRNDEIASILTAMTAGPERFAPPELPPEPAEAPSGEITLGAALFDVPSAEPPVPEEPAIAEEAAPDEPALQAETAAPPAAFEAAAEVPAPAPSPVPEPVPEPEPVAEGSSPLAPPGLPADELFEFEDLHIRHETPVLPPFSASSFTFLGVEIERNESFMPRAQPAPPEAEPEEPIAEAMDAEEPTAGAMDTEEPHEAAEDDELAGATDEAIPEAPELSGFTFEAYEQMEAAAAAAEPAPDPFATETMAELYLSQGHAEDALQVYRALLAQRPGDAYLERMIAATEAMTALTPAYPMEAVPGPAEPEPVAEAAVQPESEPELELEATANVEATEYFERETEQAAALDDADEEEIQDLPDLDVYGFGFETPAESRVEISETTVEVVALSTVESEPEPETAPAGGPSIRDFLSALATHAAGARRPAPESPRNDVMAVGDQPEPSTRGSATPAAGAPVSLFSPDAGPPGPQTPAEHGGSIDGLFGAGAVAAPDQAAAATLAGAFGVVEEEPPPPLTGAPARRATEELSLDNVFRESQPPSAPQSGGFSFDRFFEGSAPAERVPEGETPTGPPAADAAEADIEQFNSWLQGLKKR, from the coding sequence TTGAAGAAGAAGTTCGACGAGAGCCCCCGTCGTTACTTCGCCCCCCTGGCCAACGAGTACCGGAAGGCGGGGGATTTTGACCAGGCCATCGCTATCTGCCGGGAATTCCTTCCCCAGCAGCCGAGCCATATGAGCGGCCACATCGTCTACGGACAGGCGCTCTTCGACACCCAGCAATTCGAAGAGGCGCGCACGGTATTCGACACGGCCCTCACGCTAGACCCCGAGAACCTGATCGCCCTGCGATCGCTGGGGGATATCGCACGCTACCTCGGCGACCTCGCCGGTGCACGAAACTGGTACCAGCGGGTGCTGGAGGCCGACCCTCGGAACGACGAGATCGCGTCCATCCTCACTGCCATGACCGCGGGGCCCGAACGGTTCGCCCCGCCCGAACTGCCGCCCGAACCTGCTGAGGCCCCGTCGGGCGAGATCACCTTGGGGGCAGCACTCTTCGATGTGCCGTCAGCCGAACCACCGGTACCCGAGGAGCCAGCGATAGCCGAGGAGGCCGCGCCGGATGAGCCGGCGCTTCAGGCTGAGACGGCCGCCCCGCCGGCGGCCTTCGAAGCGGCAGCGGAGGTGCCGGCACCGGCACCGTCACCGGTACCCGAACCGGTACCGGAACCGGAACCGGTTGCTGAAGGGTCGTCCCCACTCGCGCCCCCGGGCCTCCCGGCTGACGAGCTGTTCGAGTTCGAGGATCTCCACATCCGGCACGAAACACCGGTTTTGCCTCCGTTCAGCGCGTCCTCGTTCACGTTTCTGGGCGTCGAGATCGAGCGAAACGAGTCGTTCATGCCACGAGCGCAGCCGGCGCCCCCCGAGGCCGAGCCCGAGGAACCGATCGCGGAGGCGATGGACGCCGAGGAGCCGACCGCAGGCGCAATGGACACCGAAGAACCGCACGAGGCCGCTGAGGATGACGAACTCGCCGGTGCGACAGACGAAGCGATCCCGGAAGCGCCCGAACTTTCGGGATTCACGTTCGAGGCCTATGAGCAGATGGAGGCCGCGGCCGCCGCCGCCGAGCCTGCGCCCGATCCCTTTGCCACCGAGACGATGGCGGAGCTGTACCTCTCGCAGGGCCACGCCGAGGACGCCCTCCAGGTGTACCGAGCCCTCCTGGCGCAGCGCCCGGGCGACGCGTATCTGGAGCGCATGATCGCCGCTACCGAGGCCATGACCGCGCTGACGCCCGCCTACCCAATGGAGGCCGTGCCGGGTCCGGCGGAACCAGAACCCGTGGCCGAGGCAGCAGTGCAGCCCGAGTCGGAACCGGAGCTGGAACTGGAAGCGACTGCGAACGTCGAAGCCACGGAGTATTTTGAACGGGAGACGGAGCAGGCGGCGGCTCTGGATGATGCGGACGAGGAAGAAATCCAGGATCTGCCGGATTTGGACGTGTATGGGTTCGGGTTCGAGACGCCGGCGGAGTCCCGGGTGGAAATCTCCGAGACGACGGTCGAGGTGGTTGCCTTGTCGACGGTGGAGTCCGAGCCAGAGCCGGAGACCGCGCCGGCGGGCGGCCCTTCAATCCGGGATTTTCTGAGTGCCTTGGCCACCCATGCGGCAGGGGCTCGGCGGCCGGCGCCAGAGTCCCCACGCAACGATGTGATGGCGGTTGGCGACCAACCGGAACCGTCAACACGCGGCAGTGCGACCCCCGCTGCGGGGGCGCCCGTCAGCCTTTTCTCGCCCGATGCTGGTCCACCGGGGCCTCAGACGCCGGCCGAGCACGGCGGTTCGATCGACGGGCTGTTCGGAGCTGGGGCGGTGGCTGCTCCCGATCAGGCCGCGGCGGCCACGCTGGCCGGCGCGTTCGGGGTCGTGGAAGAGGAGCCGCCGCCGCCGCTTACCGGTGCGCCGGCGCGTCGCGCTACCGAAGAGCTGTCGCTCGACAACGTGTTCCGCGAGTCTCAGCCGCCGAGCGCCCCGCAGAGCGGCGGGTTCTCGTTCGATCGGTTCTTCGAGGGGAGTGCGCCGGCGGAGCGCGTCCCGGAAGGTGAGACGCCTACCGGCCCCCCGGCCGCCGACGCCGCGGAAGCGGACATCGAGCAGTTCAACTCGTGGCTGCAAGGGCTGAAGAAACGGTGA